In Terriglobales bacterium, the genomic stretch GCTGGCGTTTCAGGCATCGAATACCGCTCGGAGGACGCATGGAGCACGAGAATCCGCTGCAGAATTTCCGCTCTTATCCTGGGATTAACGAAGCTTGGGAGCTGCAAAAAACTGGTTTGGTTGTAATGGACGAGGTGCTCTACAAACTGGAACTGTGGCACTCCATTTCCAACCCTGATGTGCCCTACTACGTGGCGGTGTACGTTAAAGAGAATGGCGTCTGGCACCAGATGCAGGATGCGCCCTTTGCAACCGGCCCGACCGGGGACGACGCGCTCGGCGCGGCTATGGCCTCTTTGTCCGAGCGAGCGGCTTAGGTCGGCTAGCGGCGCGCGGAGAGCATACCCAGTATCTCGCGTAAGCCCTGCCGGACACGTTTTAATTCGCTGGTCTGGCGGCGAGGAAATGGAAGCGGAGCCTGAACTTTACTGGTCGCCTTGGCCTCCACACGAATCTGCTGGCGTGCTCCCGAGATGGTGAATCCGTCTTCATAGAGCAGCTTGCGGATTCGCAACACGTTTTCTACGTCGCGACGGCGGTACATGCGCTGTCCGGTACCGCTCTTGCCAGGTTTGAGCTGAGGGAACTCGGTTTCCCAGAAGCGCAGAACATACGTGGGCAGCTTGCAAATGTCTGCCACCTCACCGATCCGGAAATAAAGTTTGTCGGGGATTATGGGGTCGAGGGACTTCACCTTGTCGCTCTTCTTCTTTATGGCAACGCTCATGCCGCTTCTCCGGGCCAGAGACCGCGCACTGCAGGAATTTGGTTACCGCGTTTCTAGCACGACTGGCGGCTGGGAACAACCCCGAATTTGTATTTTCTTTTACTTAGGCGTCCCGGATTGGATTTGCTCGCCTGGCGAGGGGCAGAAAGAAAGGCCTCCACTTTGTAGTGAAGGCCTTTGGAGGAACTCGTACGGCCCAGGCGAGGTTGGCCTCGCTCTGGATTAATGCTTCTTTTTCTTCTTGGCCTTTTTCTTCATTGGCATCGAGGCTTCCCTCCCTTGAGCTATTTTCCCTTGCTTCTTTACAGGGGCCTGGACCGCAACTGCTCTTCTCAGAGCAGCACAACTCCCGCGATATTGCGGTCGAATGGGTTGAGTGTCAATAGGAATTCTGATTCCGGGTGCATGCTCGATTCTTTTCGGCCGGAGCTTTAGCGTAAACTTCTGCAGCCATGAAGCGCAGCGATCCAGTCGAGCTCGAAGTTTTCAAAAATATTTTTCACTCCATCGCCGAGGAAATGGGCGCCGCGTTGCGCCGTACCGCTTTTTCGCCAAATATAAAAGAGCGGCGTGACTACTCCTGCGCAGTATTCGAAGCTGACGGGCAGGTGGTCGCAATGGGAGATCACATGCCCGTGCATTTGGGATCGATGCCGATGTCAGTACGAGCTGCGATTGATAGCCTGCAGCTCGGGCCAGGCGATGTGGCGATGCTCAATGATCCTTTTCGCGGCGGCACACATCTGCCTGACATCACCCTGGTCGCAGCGTTCTACTTCGACCCGAAGCGGCGGGTTCCCGGGCGCGTCGGCCAAAGCCCTGCAACGGCAAGCAAGCCGTCCTTCTACGTGGCTTCACGCGCGCATCACGCGGATATTGGAGGCGCTTATGCGGGCTCCATGGGACTCTGCCGCGAGATTTATCAGGAAGGATTGCGCATTCCGCCGGTGCGGTTGGTGCGCAGCGGGAATGTCGATCCGGACGTGCTTGCGATGGTGCTCAGCAACGTCCGCACGCCAGGCGAGCGCGAAGGTGACTTGTCGGCGCAGATTGCTGCATGCCATACCGGTCTCGAACGGCTCAAAGAAATCTGCGGGCGTTATGGACGGGATCGGGTGCGCGACGCAGCAAGTGGTCTGCTGGAGTATTCCGAACGCATGATGCGCGCTTTTCTCGCGGAAGTGCCCAGTGGGACCTACCGTGCAGAGGACTTTCTCGATGATGATGGGGTGAGCGGCAAGCCGGTGCGCATTGCCGCGACGATAAACGTTCACGGCGGCCGAGGACGCCACTGGGTAACAGTAGATTTCACCGGAACTGATCAGCAAGTGGAAGGCAGCATCAATGCAGTCGAGGCGATCACCTGGTCAGCGTGCTTTTATGTATTTCGTTGTCTGCTGTCCGAAGACGTGCCGGCGACCGCCGGTTTGATGCGGCCAATCAAGGTCGTTGCTCCACTCGGCAGCGTGGTGAATGCGAAACCGCCAGCCGCAGTCGCGGGCGGAAACGTAGAAACTTCTCAGCGCATCGTGGACGTGCTACTCCGAGCGCTGGCGCAGGCCATCCCCGGGCGCATACCAGCCGCCTCGTCAGGAACGATGAATAATCTCACTATCGGCGGCATAAACCCGCGCACGAGAACACCATTCGCGTACTACGAAACCATTGCTGGTGGGATGGGCGCGCGACCTACGAAGCCGGGGGTTTCCGGTGTGCACACCCACATGACCAATTCGCTTAACACGCCCGCGGAAGCGCTGGAGTACGCGTACCCGTTGCGCGTGACCCGCTACAGTTTGAGAAAGAACTCTGGAGGAAATGGCAAGCAGCGAGGCGGTGATGGCATTGTGCGCGAGATCGAGGTGCTGGGCCAGGCAGACGTAACCTTGCTCGCTGATCGCCGGAGGTTTTCGCCGTACGGTCTGGACGGAGGCGGCCCAGGAGCCGCTGGAGCGGGAGAAATTATTCGCAAGGATGGCGGGCGCGAGCCACTGCCCGGCAAGGCCAGTGCTCGACTGCAACCTGGTGACCGCGTTCGCATCGAATCGCCCGGCGGAGGAGGATTCGGTGCGGCCCGAAGAGTGGGTGATTGAGTGCGGTTATGAGGTATCGCCGAGGCGAATCAGTAAACGTCATTGCAGTCTCAAACGGCGGTCTCTAAGCAAGGCACACAAGCATTGACCAATTTTGCGATTGGTACTGCTTTCTCCACACCACCTTTCAGCAGGGCGTCCCGGTTAGCTTGCCGATGCTAGAATCAGGAGTTTCCTGCTGAGATTTCACGCCAGCAGGTAGAAGGTGAGCCGCCGGATGCCCGAAACCATGCTGGCCGTGGTGAAGCCCGAGCCCAAGCCGGGAGCGGAAATCCGCGATGTTGCAATTCCGAAGATCGGGCCCACGGACGTGCTGGTCAAAGTAAAGGTTGCGTCGGTATGCGGCACCGACCTTCACATCTACAACTGGGATCCCTGGGCACAACGTCGCATTCACCCTCCGCTCATTCCCGGGCACGAGTTTTGCGGAGTCGTAGCGGCCGTTGGCAACGAAGTCACTACGGTCAAGGAAGGTGATTTCGTCTCGGCGGAGATGCACGTGGCCTGCGGCAAGTGCTTGCAGTGCCGCACCGGCGATGCCCACATTTGTCAGTTCGTGAAGATCATCGGCGTGGATGCCGATGGCGCCTTCGCAGAGTATGTGCGCATTCCGGAGTCGAATATCTGGAAGCTCGATCCGGCGATTCCGCAGGAGTATGCATCAATACTCGACCCGCTCGGCAATGCCGTGCACGCCGTGCTCGCGGGAGAGATCGCAGCAAAGACGGTCGCCATCACGGGCTGCGGGCCGATCGGACTGTTTTCGATCGCTGTGGCGCGTGCGGTGGGTGCGACCACGATTTTCGCTATTGAGGTGAACGAGCATCGGCGCCAACTGGCGCGGGCCATGAAGGCCGACTCCGTGCTCGATCCGAACTCCGATGACGTCCGAACATCGGTGATGGACGCCACCGGCGGCCTCGGCGTTGACGTGGTGCTGGAGATGGCCGGCCATCCCGACGCCATCCGAACAGCGTTCAACATCGTGCGACGCGGCGGGCGCATCTCCCTCCTCGGCCTGACCTCTAAGCCCATCTCGCTGAACTTTTCCGAAGACATCATTTTTAAAGGCATCACGGTGCAGGGCATCAATGGCCGCCGCATGTACCAGACTTGGTATCAAATGCAGGCGCTGCTCAAGGCCGGCAAATTGGATTTGCATCCCGTGATCACCGACCGCATTTCCATGCGCGATTTCAGCAAAGGCATGGAGCGGCTGAAAACCGGCGAGGCATCAAAGATTTTGTTGTACCCGAACGGAGTGAAGTGACCGCTCCCCAGCGCTTACGCGCTGGGCTAACGAATATCGTCCCTGCGGGACTGACCCGGCTTCGAAGATTTTCTCCGTGCCTCTGTGGTGAAATATACGATATATGCCGACTCAAACTTCGACGCGTCCCCAACTCGCGTATCTCACCGATCAGCTCGATGAGCTGAAGCGCAAGGGCACCTACTTCCGCCTGCGCGTCCTCGAAGACGAGCAGGCGCCGGTGTGCACGTTTGATGGCAAGCGGGTGATCAACCTCGCTTCCAACAACTACCTGGGGCTGACTACCCATCCCAAGTTGCGGGAGGCGGCGCTCGCGGCGACGCGCAAGTACGGCGCAGGCTCCGGCGCGGTGCGCACGATTGCGGGAACGATGCGTATCCACATGGAGCTCGAGGAGAAGATCGCACGGTTCAAAAACGTGGAAGCTTGTGTGGTGTTCCAGTCCGGATTCGCGGCGAATGCTGGCACGGTCTCGGCGATTCTGGGAAAAGAAGACTTCATCATCTCCGATGAGCTGAATCATGCAAGCATCATCGACGGCGCACGGCTCTCACGCGCCACCATCAAGGTATTCCGCCATAAAGATGCGACGCATGCCGAGGAACTACTGAAGGAAGTTGCGCACAAACCCGGCCACAAGCTGCTGATTACTGACGGCGTGTTCTCCATGGACGGCGATATCGGGCCGCTGCCCGCGTTGTGTGAGCTGGCCGAGAAATACGGTGCCATCATGATGGTGGACGACGCTCATGCCTCCGGGGTTCTCGGCCGCAATGGGCGCGGGACTATCGATCACTTCAACGTGCATGGACGCGTGGATGTGCAGGTGGGGACGCTCTCGAAAGCGATCGGCGCCTTGGGCGGTTACGTTTGCGGATCGCGCGACCTCATTGAATTTCTGTACCATCGGGCGCGGCCGTTTTTGTTCTCGACCTCGCATCCGCCATCGGTCGCGGCCACGTGCATCGCGGCCTTTGATGTTCTGGAGCAGGAGCCGGAGCGCATCGAGAAACTTTGGGAGAACACTGGCTTCTGGAAAAAAGAGCTGGGTGGTTTGGGTTTCAACATCGGTGGCGTGAATACGCCTGCCAGTGAAACTCCGATCACCCCCATCATTATTGGCGACGGCAAGCTCACCATGGATTTCTCGCGCGAGCTGTTCAACGAAGGCGTGCTGGGGACGGGAATCGCGTTCCCTACCGTTCCTGAGGGCAAGTCACGAATTCGTACCATCATGACCGCAACTCACACCAGAGAGCAGTTAGCGCAAGCTCTGGATGTGTTGAAACGGGTGGGAAAAAAGATGGGAATTATCTCGTGATGCGCGGTCTTGGTCGAAAATAGACCTAGGTCTCTCGTCGAGCCTCTTTGTTAGGTCGGCTCTCCTCGGGATGACAGAATAAATCAATCTGCGCGATAAACAATCTTACCTTCCACGATCGTCGCCAGCACTTTCCCAGTAAATTGCCGCTGGTTGAATGGCGTGTTGCGAGCCAGCGAGCGCGACTTCGAAACATCGTAGCTCCAGCGTTTCTTCGGATCGAGAATAGTGACGTCGGCGGGAAAGCCGCGCTGCAGACTGCCACGGCGCAAGCCCAGCACTCGCGCCGGCCCGGCCGAGAACAGGTCCACTATTCGCGTGAGTGGCACACCTCGATCCCGGTGCAGGCGGGTGAGGGCCAAGCCGACTGCAGTTTCGAGGCCAATTACCCCGAAGGCGGCGCGCTCGAACTCCACCTCCTTTTCGTGCGCGGCGTGCGGCGCGTGGTCTGTTGCTATGGCGTCAACCGTGCCATCGGCGAGCGCGACCAGCAATGCTTCGCGATCTGCGGCAGAGCGCAGCGGGGGATTCATTTTGCAATTCGTGTCGTACTCGCCAACATCTTCATCAATCAACGTAAAGTGGTGCGGCGTGACTTCGCACGTCACCTGCGCCCGGTTGCGTTTGCCGCGGCGCACCGCCTTCAATGCTTCCGCGGTAGACAGGTGGGCAACGTGATAACGCCCCCCCGTCGCCTGCGCCAGCTGGACGTCACGTTCCACGATGCCAGCCTCGGCGTCGGCAGTCATTCCGCGCAGGCCCAAACGGAATGCCGTTGGCCCTTCATGCATTGAGCAACCCGCCGTCAGGCGAGTGTCTTCGGCATGCTGGATGACTACAGAGTGAATTTCCGCCGAGAGCCGCAGCGCCTCGCGCATGAGAGCGTCATCGAGAATCGGCCTGCCATCGTCGGTGAATGCGATGGCGCCCGCTTGCTGCAGCGCGCGGAAGTCCGTCAGGCGTTCGCCACGGCTGCCCAGGGTGGCGGCAGCTATGGGAAAAACGTTTACCACGGCGCCACGCTCCGGCTGCCTCATCCAAGTAGTGATTTCCGGCGAATCGTTCACCGGAACCGTGTTTGGCATGGCACAAACTGAGGTGAATCCACCGGCAGCCGCGGCTGCCGTACCGCTGGCGATGGTTTCCTTATACGCCTGGCCGGGTTCGCGCAGGTGCACGTGCAGGTCAATGAACCCCGGCGCGACGATCAGACCGCGAGCGTCAAACTTTTCCTCGGCAGAGCCGCGCAATTTCTTCGCTGGCGCGATTTCAGCCACGCGACCGTCGCGCAGCAGCAGATCCATTTCGGTGTCCACCCGTGCGGCGGGATCGACCACCCGACCACCGTAGATCAGCAGCGATGGCTCATTGCGGCGCGAGCTTTCGCGGGACGGTGCTGATTTAGGCTTTGGCATTCGATTGTTTGTCGCCTATTTTGCTTTTCCCATGGCCCGGGCCAGTACCGCCATGCGCACCGCTACCCCGTTGTGGACTTCCTCACGAATGAGCGATTGTGGGGAGTCTGCCACATCGCTGCTTATTTCCATCCCACGGATGATCGGCCCCGGATGCATCACTACCGCATCGCGTTTGGCCAGTCGCAAGCGTGCAGCATTCAACTGGTAGCGCGCAATATATTCGCCAACATCAAACGACATCTCCGCCAAACGTTCTTTCTGCACGCGCAGCAGCATGATCGCATCCGCGCCACGGATGGCTTCCTCCAGGTGCCGGGTGATGCGCAGCCCGCGCGCGAGCGTGACAGCCACTTCGGGCACAAACTCCGGTGGCCCGCACAGCGTGAGCTGCACTCCAAACTTGCTCAAGAGATGGATGTTCGAGCGCGCGACGCGGCTGTGGTAGATGTCTCCAATGATGGCTAGGCGCTTGCCGCGCAGGTCTTTCAGGTGGCGCATCAGGGTGTACGCATCGAGCAACGCCTGCGTAGGATGCTCGTGCATACCATCGCCGGCATTGATCACCGGAATATCAAGGTGAGCAGCAACCAAGTGAGGCGCGCCGGCGTTAGGGTGCCGAAAAACCAGCAGATCAAGCCCGACAGCGTGCAAGGTATAGCCGGTATCGAGAAGCGATTCGCCCTTTTCGATGCTGGAGCCGCTTGAGTGCACGACGATCGTCATTGCGCCCAAGGATTTGGCAGCGACTTCGAAGGAAGTTCGGGTGCGGGTGGAAGCCTCATAAAACACCAGCCCCACGCGCTTGCCGCGCAACAGCGGCCGAGGCTGGCCACGTTGCATGCGTCGTGCCAGGCGGAGTACTTGAAGAATTTCTTCCGCTTGCAGATGTTCGATTCCGAGCAGCGATCCCCGCGCAAAAGTACTCATGCGTGGCGCCGGCACCTCCGAGACCCGACGAGTGGCAGGCGCATCAGTCAGGCTCTTTTTCCACTAATAAGACTTTTTCGGCGTTGTCGATTTCGCGCAGCTTTACTTCGATGATTTCGTTGTCCGAAGTCTGGACCATTCGCCCCACGAAACTGGCCTCAACGGGGAGCTCGCGATGGCCGCGATCGATGAGCACGCAGAGTTGCACCCGGCGCGGGCGTCCATGCACGAAGAGCGCGTCCATAGCAGCGCGGGTGGTGCGGCCGGTGTAGAGAACGTCATCCACCAGTACCACGTCCAAGTCCGTAACTGAAAATTCAAGCTTGGTAGGCTGTACCATCGGTTTCACGTCAACCGTGGAGAGGTCATCGCGATAGAAAGTGATGTCCAGTTCGCCGACTGGTATGGATTTTCGCTCAATGCGATGAATCAGCTTACCTAGCCGCTGGGCCAGGGGCACCCCCCGCCGTTTAATCCCAATCAACGCTAGCCTGTCTACGCCATTATTCTTCTCCACAATTTCATGGGCGAGGCGGATGAGGGTGCGCTCGATCTCAGAGGACGACATCAGCTGCGCCTTCTCGCGTAGCTTAGGAGCACGGGGAATGGGGTTGGCAGTCATCGAACCGGCATCATACGCGGGCGAAGCAATGACGGGCAAGATGCGGTTCGGAGATCATTAATGTCCACATCTACCCGAGATCGCGGTCTCCCAGTAGTCCCGCGGTGAGCGCGCCTCCAATGGCAGATACCAACGGGAAGGCAACCAGCAGCACTATGAGTGCAATCGAGAGCCCGTGCGGCGTCAGGAACTGTTCGATTACATGTTGAGCATCTGGGGCGCTGCGAGCGACCTGCTTCAATTGCTCTTCAAGCGCGCTGCGCAGCTCGGCATTGCCGCGCAAGGCAACGTATTCCAGGATGCAAAGGACGCCAGAAATAGCAAAGCCGAACAGCCCGGT encodes the following:
- a CDS encoding MerR family transcriptional regulator, with product MSVAIKKKSDKVKSLDPIIPDKLYFRIGEVADICKLPTYVLRFWETEFPQLKPGKSGTGQRMYRRRDVENVLRIRKLLYEDGFTISGARQQIRVEAKATSKVQAPLPFPRRQTSELKRVRQGLREILGMLSARR
- a CDS encoding hydantoinase B/oxoprolinase family protein, whose translation is MKRSDPVELEVFKNIFHSIAEEMGAALRRTAFSPNIKERRDYSCAVFEADGQVVAMGDHMPVHLGSMPMSVRAAIDSLQLGPGDVAMLNDPFRGGTHLPDITLVAAFYFDPKRRVPGRVGQSPATASKPSFYVASRAHHADIGGAYAGSMGLCREIYQEGLRIPPVRLVRSGNVDPDVLAMVLSNVRTPGEREGDLSAQIAACHTGLERLKEICGRYGRDRVRDAASGLLEYSERMMRAFLAEVPSGTYRAEDFLDDDGVSGKPVRIAATINVHGGRGRHWVTVDFTGTDQQVEGSINAVEAITWSACFYVFRCLLSEDVPATAGLMRPIKVVAPLGSVVNAKPPAAVAGGNVETSQRIVDVLLRALAQAIPGRIPAASSGTMNNLTIGGINPRTRTPFAYYETIAGGMGARPTKPGVSGVHTHMTNSLNTPAEALEYAYPLRVTRYSLRKNSGGNGKQRGGDGIVREIEVLGQADVTLLADRRRFSPYGLDGGGPGAAGAGEIIRKDGGREPLPGKASARLQPGDRVRIESPGGGGFGAARRVGD
- the tdh gene encoding L-threonine 3-dehydrogenase encodes the protein MPETMLAVVKPEPKPGAEIRDVAIPKIGPTDVLVKVKVASVCGTDLHIYNWDPWAQRRIHPPLIPGHEFCGVVAAVGNEVTTVKEGDFVSAEMHVACGKCLQCRTGDAHICQFVKIIGVDADGAFAEYVRIPESNIWKLDPAIPQEYASILDPLGNAVHAVLAGEIAAKTVAITGCGPIGLFSIAVARAVGATTIFAIEVNEHRRQLARAMKADSVLDPNSDDVRTSVMDATGGLGVDVVLEMAGHPDAIRTAFNIVRRGGRISLLGLTSKPISLNFSEDIIFKGITVQGINGRRMYQTWYQMQALLKAGKLDLHPVITDRISMRDFSKGMERLKTGEASKILLYPNGVK
- a CDS encoding glycine C-acetyltransferase: MPTQTSTRPQLAYLTDQLDELKRKGTYFRLRVLEDEQAPVCTFDGKRVINLASNNYLGLTTHPKLREAALAATRKYGAGSGAVRTIAGTMRIHMELEEKIARFKNVEACVVFQSGFAANAGTVSAILGKEDFIISDELNHASIIDGARLSRATIKVFRHKDATHAEELLKEVAHKPGHKLLITDGVFSMDGDIGPLPALCELAEKYGAIMMVDDAHASGVLGRNGRGTIDHFNVHGRVDVQVGTLSKAIGALGGYVCGSRDLIEFLYHRARPFLFSTSHPPSVAATCIAAFDVLEQEPERIEKLWENTGFWKKELGGLGFNIGGVNTPASETPITPIIIGDGKLTMDFSRELFNEGVLGTGIAFPTVPEGKSRIRTIMTATHTREQLAQALDVLKRVGKKMGIIS
- a CDS encoding dihydroorotase; its protein translation is MPKPKSAPSRESSRRNEPSLLIYGGRVVDPAARVDTEMDLLLRDGRVAEIAPAKKLRGSAEEKFDARGLIVAPGFIDLHVHLREPGQAYKETIASGTAAAAAGGFTSVCAMPNTVPVNDSPEITTWMRQPERGAVVNVFPIAAATLGSRGERLTDFRALQQAGAIAFTDDGRPILDDALMREALRLSAEIHSVVIQHAEDTRLTAGCSMHEGPTAFRLGLRGMTADAEAGIVERDVQLAQATGGRYHVAHLSTAEALKAVRRGKRNRAQVTCEVTPHHFTLIDEDVGEYDTNCKMNPPLRSAADREALLVALADGTVDAIATDHAPHAAHEKEVEFERAAFGVIGLETAVGLALTRLHRDRGVPLTRIVDLFSAGPARVLGLRRGSLQRGFPADVTILDPKKRWSYDVSKSRSLARNTPFNQRQFTGKVLATIVEGKIVYRAD
- a CDS encoding aspartate carbamoyltransferase catalytic subunit, which gives rise to MSTFARGSLLGIEHLQAEEILQVLRLARRMQRGQPRPLLRGKRVGLVFYEASTRTRTSFEVAAKSLGAMTIVVHSSGSSIEKGESLLDTGYTLHAVGLDLLVFRHPNAGAPHLVAAHLDIPVINAGDGMHEHPTQALLDAYTLMRHLKDLRGKRLAIIGDIYHSRVARSNIHLLSKFGVQLTLCGPPEFVPEVAVTLARGLRITRHLEEAIRGADAIMLLRVQKERLAEMSFDVGEYIARYQLNAARLRLAKRDAVVMHPGPIIRGMEISSDVADSPQSLIREEVHNGVAVRMAVLARAMGKAK
- the pyrR gene encoding bifunctional pyr operon transcriptional regulator/uracil phosphoribosyltransferase PyrR encodes the protein MPVIASPAYDAGSMTANPIPRAPKLREKAQLMSSSEIERTLIRLAHEIVEKNNGVDRLALIGIKRRGVPLAQRLGKLIHRIERKSIPVGELDITFYRDDLSTVDVKPMVQPTKLEFSVTDLDVVLVDDVLYTGRTTRAAMDALFVHGRPRRVQLCVLIDRGHRELPVEASFVGRMVQTSDNEIIEVKLREIDNAEKVLLVEKEPD